The DNA window GAGCGGGTCGTAGCAAAAACCAGCGTCCACTGTCACCTTATTGACCCCCACCACACCTCCGATCACGTACAAACGGCCGTCCAGAACGGCCACGCCAGCCATGGAGGTGCTGGCGGGTACCGGCAGGTCGGTCAGGAACTTCCAGACGCCTTGCTCCTCGTCCAGGTGGCACACGGTGCGGTAAGAGTCCTGCAGGATCTCCATAGAGGGCGTGTGAGTGCCCAAGGCTATGAAGGAGGCTGGCGTGAGCGAGTCAATGTAGCTGAGGATGTCTGGGTGCAGGGACTCCTCTGCCGCCCACTTCAGGTCACGGTAGGAATCGCGAATGAAAGTGGCGGCGCTCGAAAACAGCTTGTGTAAGCCATATGTCGCTGCCGCTTGGCACAGCAGCAAGCAGTTATCAGTGTCCAAAATGTCGACCAGGTGACTCTCTAGCGCCTCCACCTGGAGGAACGCGGCGCACTCCACAGCCTGCAGCAGCTGATCAGCATCCGGGATGGGGGGCTGCTCCCCTCTCGCCACGGCCAGAGCCACCAGGAACCCCGCCGGATGCAGCCCACCTTGCAGGTAAAGCTCATCTGTGCGGCTGTCCCGCATTCCAGAGCGAAACAGTCCGCGGAAGTACGCGCAGCTATCTGCTAGCAGGGTCCGGTCCACCGTGAAAACACAGCCCTCCACATGTACCCTCAAGGGCCCTGCCagctcttccccctcccccagtccCGAGGCTCCAAAGTGGGGCACGGTGTCAGCCCCGGGTCCTGGGCAGCTGGTGAGAAGGGGCTCCATGGAAGGGGAAACCCCTGCAGGCTGGGGCCAGTAAGCCGATCGGCGCTCTCCGCTGGAACGAATGCCAGGACAAATTTTAGAGGTCTTAAGAGAGTTCCTGGTGGGAAACAGAGTAAATAGAagggtgctgagtgtgtgttgtggtaccaaatgtttgtttgtccaGCGTCACATAGCCGGGTCCCTTGGCAGTAAAGGTGAGCTAAAGATAGAAGAGTCAGGGTGAGTGGCCAGAGGTCTCAGAACTGGACCAGACACTCACATGACCACATACAGGAAATACACCTTGAgtataaaaccacacacacacacacacagaaacacaaacaaacacgcatattgtaaaaaaaaacacaaagataCCAAATCAGACTCTTGGATGTTTTATTACACACCCTCACTGGTTGAGCAACATTATGTATGTTTTTGCAAATGTATGGTATATTCTGTAAGAAGCTAGTTTGTATAAAAATGATGATAGGATTTGGTCGCGTGTAGACGAGATAAGCACACCATGTTGTTCCCTCTAAATGTTGTACCCTGGTATTCATCGTGCAGTTTTGTGCTTCAGGTTGGAAACCTGTGAGAATCTTTAAAAAACCCAGCCTTTACAGCAGAATTTGTCAACTGTATCACCAGAATAAGTTAGTAATCAAGCTACCTAGATGGGTATCTTTGCAATATGTGCTGTTGTTTGCGTTTGTTAGCCATCCACTAGTGAGCATGCTAATTTGCTACAAAACACAAAGGTCTTTTTAACTCCATAAAGGATGCTCCTCGATTTATTTGATCCAAAGCAACAGTAGTAATTGTTGTcgctgttgtagtgtgtgtctgtgcacagttGTGTCGTTATGGCCAGAGTTGATGTGCATGAATGATATTCTTGAGTCAGGGCCAGAGAAACTCTGAGTCACTCAGACAGGGCTTACAAAAACACGTAGAAATATGTTTATTCATGAATCCGAAATGGTTGCTTTACAAATCGTATTGAATATCTGATCGCCTCCACATCCTGTCAGACAAAAGAAAAGTTTGTTTTTAATAAGAGAATGATCCTCTAACACTCAAGACCATTCTCTTTTACTTCTTGTTCATCGTTTTCCTCCACGTTCCCTGGTTTCGGAGGCTCCTCTGGTAATCCCTTCCTGGGCAGTCGGAGTAGACAAGTCCATAGCGATCCGCTCTTCGGGAAACCGGTCATCTGCCTTACTTGCCTCCACCCTTGCATGCTAACGTTAAACTCGACGGTGGTGGCTCGGTTGACCGTGAAGGCCGAGTCTCCCCTGACCACGGAGGAGAACAGCGCCCCCTTGCTGTTCATGTAGTGTCCCGGCAGCGTGCTCCACTGGCCCGTGGTGATGCTGTAGCAGTCGATGAGGCAGCGCAGGAAGTCGTCGCCGTGGCCGTTGCGCATGACGTACAGGTTGTCCCGGTGCGCCACCATGCAGTGGCCGTAGCTCTGGTGGTGCACCATGGTGGTGACCAGCGTCCACTCGTCCGTGGCGGGCACGTACTCGTAGATGTCGGAGATGTCCGGAGGCTTCCAGAAGCACACGAAGATCCTGCGCCGGCATACGGCCCCCGCGGCCCCCGCCACGGGTCTCGGCGTGTGCTTTATGAAAGACCAGGTCCCCGACGCCACGTCGAAGGTCTCGGCAGAGGACATGATCTGCCTGGAGTGCTCACCTGCTATCGCGTACAACTTACCCTCCAGGCCGAGGAGCGTGAAGTCGTAGCGAGATTGAGCTGGACCCGGTATGTCGGTCCAGGAGTTTGTTTGCGAGTCGTAGCAGAAACCAGCGTCCACCGACACTTTGCTGACCCCCACCACACCTCCGATCACGTACAGTCGTCCGTCCAGAACGGCCACGCCGGCCATGGAGGTGCTGGCGGGTACCGGCAGGTCGGTCAGGAACTTCCAGACGCCTTGCTCCTCGTCCAGGTGGCACACGGTGCGGTAAGAGTCCTGCAGGATCTCCATAGAGGGCGTGTGAGTGCCCAAGGCTATGAAGGAGGCTGGCGTGAGCGAGTCAATGTAGCTGAGGATGTCTGGGTGCAGGGACTCCTCTGCCGCCCACTTCAGGTCACGGTAGGAATCGCGAATGAAAGTGGCGGCGCTCGAAAACAGCTTGTGTAAGCCATATGTCGCTGCCGCTTGGCACAGCAGCAAGCAGTTGTCAGTGTCCAATATGTCAGTCAGGTGACTCTCTAGCGCCTCCACCTGGAGGAACGCGGCGCACTCCACAGCCTCCAGGAGCCGATCAGCATCCGGGATGGGGGGCCGCTCTCCTCTCACCACGGCCAGAGCCACCAGGAACCCCGCCGGATGCAGCCCACCTTGCAGGTAAAGCTCATCTGTGCGGCTGTCCCGCATTCCCGAGCGAAACAGTGCCCGGAAGTACGCGCAGCTACCTGCTAGCAGAGTTCGCTCTACGATGAAAACACAGCCCTCCACACGTACCTTCAAGGGCCCTGCCagctcttccccctcccccagtccCGAGGCTCCAAAGTGGGGCACGGTGTCAGCCCCGGGTCCCGGGCAGGTGGCGAGGGGGGGCTCCATGGAAGGGGAAACCCCTGCAGGGTGGGGCCGGTAAGCCGATCGGTGCTCTCTCCTGGAACCACTGCCAGGACAAATTTTGAGGGTCTTCAGAGGGTTCCTGCCCAGGAAGAGTGGCAAACAAAAGAGCGagtggagtgtgaggagagtgtgtgtgtgtacaggcggTGTGTGCAGCGTCATATCGCTGCAGCCCTCCTACCCTGAAATAGAGTCGGACTAAAGATAGACATGTCAGTTGCACCCTGccgtgttggtgttggtgttgggggGCCTGCAACACGAGCCGCTGCTCACATGCAGACGTGTGTGCTCTATGGCATAGTGACTGTgcagacaaacactcactctcatagacacacacacacacacacacacacacacacacacacacaaacaaacacaaactctgacatgcacacatacaggaaaTGCACCTTCAGTAGCttataaaaccacacacacacacacacacacacacacacacacacaccgaccacacacacacacacacacacacacacacacaaactctgacctgcacacatacaggaaATGTACCTTCAgtataaaaccacacacacacagacacacagagcatagaggctcacatacacactcctacGCACATACTTTATTACCTTCGCTTCATGGTTAACCACAGAAGGGGTAATAGACATATCTATTGACTATAATTGCGACCACAGTGATAAAAATGAAGCCGTGCTACTCAGCGGCCATATTGCTATAATTACATTTATTAGTGTACCATTAGTGCAACATGCCTGCATTGCTATAATTTGTACCACTTTATAACCATCTGACCGATGTATTCATGcctattgtgttgtgtgttttatagAGAGATATAGAGCAGGTCGGGGTGAATTTATAGTTGGCTTCACATTCACTTGCATGATTAAAAACACCCAAGCCATCAAGTACTCATGCCTCTGACCGATCCAAGGTCAGAAGCATTAGCGCCAGTCCACTCACCAGCTGCTATTTTCCACATATGTCCATATGTAAGGTGTCAGCGCTGCAGTGCAATTTCATCTTCATTACAGCTGTATCACTCACTTACATTAAAACGACCACATTACAGTATACTGCATTACAGCCATTAGCTGCTGTATGTGCGTCTACAATGTGCGCTCCATATGCTGTTAATACATTGCGTGGCTTGTGCCAGATAATACAGCAATATCTGTGATGGGAAAGCATTGATTGACCTCCTGCTTTGAATTTATTTTCATTCATCTGTGGCCCTGTGGAGCAATCCCACAGATGAGAGAGCGGGGAGTTggctaacatactgtacacaagttGCTAATAATGTTCCCGAGAAGAAGATAAAGCGATAGCGTCGCATACCGCCCCTGCCAAATCCCTTCTGATAGataaacaaatgtaaatgtgaatggGGTCGAAGGAATGTTTGCACAGCGCTAAGAGCCAGTCGGAGGAAGCGCGCTGAGAGCGCTGGGCTACGTCCGCGAAGGAAATTCTCTGGAAACTCCATTTGAGATGCGTCCTTTTGGGGGCCGTCTGCTGCAGTAGGAGTGTGTTCCTATGGCCACATGCACGGCTGCCCTTCTAGCAGAACATACGTACCGCTGATTAGCGCTATCAGCCGCTAGCCTCCCGCTAACCCTCCAGGCGTTCGGTCCCAGTCGGGCTATGTTTGCTCGGCACTGGAGTCTTGGCATGGGAACCAGGGATTTTCCATGTTTCTGGGTGTCCGTTTGGTTTCTTTCCcactcctttttttcctctttttttccctttttggttctttttttcgcctctttttccccctcccttctcccagCGCAGGCTGTCTCTTCGACATTATTCATGCCTGACTCCTTAGTcggcttcttcctcctcctcctcctcctccatctcagcacaagtttccatggAGATTAAGGATTATGGGGTGGGGGTCACTATGGAAACAGAGTCTGTTTAGACAATGAGGGGTTGGGGGGACCCTGCAGTAGATAGAAGGACACTTAGTGTTCTGCAATATGATTTACTGACTGCCTAACAGTGCGCTGGGCCACTTCATTCTTTGGGGTCAAGTCTCTACATGTCTGGGCATGTTTAGTGgaagtgaaattaaataaaatctaATAATTGGACATTTTGCCGGCCTGGTATTGTCCTATTTTGGATGTTAATTGATGTTAAACAAATGAGAGGCTGTATTAACAAGTGGAAACAGTGGGTTTCAGGTAGACAGAATTGTTTTGGCAGTCTAAAGGCTGTGTTGAGCTGTCCAAATGTCCAAATCCCCACGCTCTCACGATCATGAATACAgtgcattcagacacacacaccgacatggattctctcgctttctcccatgcacacacacgcacacacacacacacactcacagacacacagacacacatgcatttgtaTGTCAACAGATGGTCTGGAGATCTGGCTCATCATACTGACCTTTGGTCCCAGGCAAAGAAGCAGCAATacagagactgagaaagagagagagagagccagagagagagaggaaagaaagagagagaaagagagaaagagagggagggggagggttggGGGGATGTAGGAGGAGAATGGTTTGGTATGCGTATGCTGCTGTTCtaatcacacacagatgccttcAGTCTAGCGtatgttttctgtgtttgtgtacgtgtgtgtgtgtgtgtgtgtgtgtgtgtgtgtgtgtgtgtgtgtgtgtgtgtgtgaaagtgtcagGGAGTGGGAGTGAGCTTGGGAAAGCTAGATTAGGAAAGTGATGATAAAAACAGAGTTTCTGCTAAATTTGTCTCTTGATATTCTACGGTTGCTGAAGGGGACTGCAGACGCATCAGATACCCCTAGAAACACTTGTGCTGTAACTGAGCCACTCACCATTAGGTTTCAACTTGTTTTGGATTACGTCACAACTTGAGCATGACAgagaacatgcacataaacaggcacacacacacacacacacacacacacacacacacacacacacacacacacacacacacatatgcactacatgcacacacacgcccctcacataaagtcacacacacatagacacacacacatgcacacacacgcccctcacataaagacacacacccacacactggagACAGTGAGTCAGCATTACCTATCCTGATGAAGCAATAAGATAACTTTCACTTATAGTCACAACATCTCAAGCAtggacatgcatgtgtgtgggagtgtgtgtgtgtgtgtgtgtgtgtgtgtgtgtgtgtgtgtgtgtgtgtgttgaaaccaTTAGTTGAAACACTCAGCTGTGGCTATGTGTGTCTCGGGTCCACTGCAACATGTCACCTCCACCGGGAATAAAACGTTTCCCCTGAAAATGAGAGAGCCGTGCTTATGTCATACACGGGTGACAGAAAAGTCTGAGCCAGATGAAATTATTAAAACAATCTCACCCCTTTTTATGAATTCTCACTGCCAAAAACACAAGCGTGAGTGATTGCCAAAAAGTGGAGTGAGGTATTTCCTGTGCCAAAGTTAAACTTAACAACCTGTCATCAATCAGCACTGAACTATGTAGCAATTCATAGAACATAGCTTCTTTTCCCGTGATAAGGTCCTCGTTATTTAATTTGGATTTGATGATGACGAACTCGATAACATTAAGATTAACAGCCATTTTCTAATATTCAACCGTGTGTTTTGACGAATCGTCGAGCTTTCCAGTGTCCAGTCATCATATTAAACGCACTGTCAGATTTCAGGTGTGTTAATAGAAGCGTACCTTTGCGTACGGGTTCCTCGTATTCCTGTTGAAATACATGTGTCCATCACTAAGATgtgtgaatttccccttgggaatcaataaagtatctacagtatctatctatctatctatctatctatctatctattggaTAGTCTCTTCCCTATCAAAAAAATCGTATCAGATTATCCACAGACGTATGTTTTGAATATCTCATCAAAGGCCGAGAGGGATGTGCTTAGTCAGGATGTACACAAGGTTGCTTGAGCTTAAAGGTTTGGGGATCACTGTTATAGATCACTGCTATAAGCACCAGACCATTTctcatggaggagaggagtgaatgtggagatgttttgtttattttgagaGACTTGAGTCTGGGATGTCAGGCGCTGGAGACCTCACTTGGGAGGCGTCCGCCACCGGACTGCAGCTGGTTTTGGGATGCGGACGAGGACGGCTGGCGCGGCGGTGGGAACGCCGCCTGTGGCGTTGGCCCCGGGTGCGTGTGGTCACCGCGAGCGACGCTGATTTaaaggcgggcgggcgggaggggtggaggggtggaggaggggggcgagTGGAGGAGTCGACGACAAGCGCAGGGAAAACCCACGCCCCGACTCCGAAGGGCGATGACTCCTACAGGCAAACACGTGCAGAATCCCGAGCCCAACCCCCGCGCTCCAGGCCTGAGGTCAGCgcagcgcgagagagagagagacagagagagatcggTTACATGCCGACGGAATTCCCCCAACAGTTAGAAACGAGAGCCAGCAGATGAGACAggtgcagggaggggggggggaaacgagggaaaaaagggaggaaagaaggaaaaTGGAAAGAAGATGATATGGAATGACAAGAGAAATTAATTGAATAAGAGAACGGAATCTCTGGAGGGGCCCCAGGCCCCTTATTATCCCATGTGGGCTTCAGAGGAGTGGGAGCTTACAAAAGGTGCAAGCTTGAAGggttgtgtttgtatgggtgtgtgtgtgtgtgtgtgtttgactgtgccTGGTTGTAGTTTATACTGTAATATTTGATCTACCAAGTCAAGACCTGAGGAAATTTGGAAAGTTAAGCAAAGTGAACTTActctcccgccctctctctctctctcgccccacctctctcttcactctcccccatctctctctctctctctctgctctctgtgctctctctctctccctccatctctctctctccctccatctctctctctctctccacctctccctccctccctccctccctccctctctctctctctccatctctctctctctctgtgtaacaGTGTGTGGTGGGAAGAGAGCCTTTTCCCTTGCCTGCGGTGCCCAGTGAGTCCCCCGAGGGCTACTACGAGGAGGCCCAGCCTTACGACACCACCATCAACGGTAAGTCCAGCTGCGCTGCTCCCAGCCCTGTTAGAGTCCGTCCGCTGCTGctcctgcctcctgcctccGCCGGCCGCCGGCCACAACCCAAACACCGCGGGGCCGGCCAACACtgacgtcccccccccccccacccccccaaagcCTGTAAGTACAGGAACAGAAAAGGAGAACTGGGTTCCCTGTGCAGAAGCAGCCTTTCATAACAGCAAGTTGTGCTCCCTTCTGGATGTGATGACTAGCGCAGACT is part of the Sardina pilchardus chromosome 22, fSarPil1.1, whole genome shotgun sequence genome and encodes:
- the LOC134070137 gene encoding kelch repeat and BTB domain-containing protein 13 translates to MEPPLATCPGPGADTVPHFGASGLGEGEELAGPLKVRVEGCVFIVERTLLAGSCAYFRALFRSGMRDSRTDELYLQGGLHPAGFLVALAVVRGERPPIPDADRLLEAVECAAFLQVEALESHLTDILDTDNCLLLCQAAATYGLHKLFSSAATFIRDSYRDLKWAAEESLHPDILSYIDSLTPASFIALGTHTPSMEILQDSYRTVCHLDEEQGVWKFLTDLPVPASTSMAGVAVLDGRLYVIGGVVGVSKVSVDAGFCYDSQTNSWTDIPGPAQSRYDFTLLGLEGKLYAIAGEHSRQIMSSAETFDVASGTWSFIKHTPRPVAGAAGAVCRRRIFVCFWKPPDISDIYEYVPATDEWTLVTTMVHHQSYGHCMVAHRDNLYVMRNGHGDDFLRCLIDCYSITTGQWSTLPGHYMNSKGALFSSVVRGDSAFTVNRATTVEFNVSMQGWRQVRQMTGFPKSGSLWTCLLRLPRKGLPEEPPKPGNVEENDEQEVKENGLEC
- the LOC134070280 gene encoding kelch repeat and BTB domain-containing protein 13-like → MEPLLTSCPGPGADTVPHFGASGLGEGEELAGPLRVHVEGCVFTVDRTLLADSCAYFRGLFRSGMRDSRTDELYLQGGLHPAGFLVALAVARGEQPPIPDADQLLQAVECAAFLQVEALESHLVDILDTDNCLLLCQAAATYGLHKLFSSAATFIRDSYRDLKWAAEESLHPDILSYIDSLTPASFIALGTHTPSMEILQDSYRTVCHLDEEQGVWKFLTDLPVPASTSMAGVAVLDGRLYVIGGVVGVNKVTVDAGFCYDPLANSWCEIPGPTQSRYDFTLLGLEGKLYAVGGQHAWQTMSSAEAFDVAAGSWSFIKHAPRRIAGAAGTVCWRRIFVCFWKPPDITDIYEYVAVKDEWTLLTTLVRPQSYGHYMVAHRDNLYVMRNGPCDDFLHCLIECYNITTGQWSSLPGQYINSKGMLFTAVIRGDSALTVQRSVTMEFSVSTRGWRNRREMTGFPKSGSLWTCLLRLPRKGSTQRSDSLTSVEDHDGEAAVEADLEGREQTFL